TGATCAGTGAATCGATCCGTTCCTCCCAGTTGCAGGCACTGTTCGCACGCGGGGACCGGCGGATTGGGCGGCTGTTGCCCGAGATTGCAGCTGGCGGGAATTTAGGCCAGATTCTACGCCGCAACGGACTGCAACTTGACTTTTATGTGACGCGCGAGCGGGGAGAATTTGAAATTTTCCCCTGGGAAGTAATTGATCAGGGGAATCAGCGCAGTTATCTGTGGCAGGAATATCAGAAAGGGTTGTCGGGTAAGGCGACCCCGCGTTGCTTTGACGGCTGTCGCCGTTGCGGCATCTGCTGATCAGTCAGTTTTTTTAGCCAATTGAAACAGCACCATCCCGCCGAGCACCATCAGTATTCCGATCAGATGAAAACGTTTGAACTCTTCCCCTAAAAACAGGATAGCCATCCCTGCGGCAAAAACCGGAATCAGGTTGATGAAAAGCCCGGCGCGATTCGCTCCGATGATTTCGACACCGCGGTTCCAACAGATATAGGCCGCGATCGAGGGGAAGAGCGCTATATATAACAGGCCGCCAAATACGCTGGGGGTGGCGGCTGGCGGTCCCTTGACGATTAACTCCAGCACAAACGGTGGAATCAACATGAGGGTGCCGAGGGCGATGGTCAAAAGCAGAAAGCTGAAAGGGTGGACGCGCGGTCGCCGCGGGAGCAAGGTGGAATACAGTGCGTAGCAGAAGACTGCGACCAACATCCATAGATCACCGGAAACTAACCTGAGCGTGCCGATGCTGAGAAGTTTTCCTTGCAGGACAATCCAGACGGCCCCCAGTGAACAGAGCAGGACCCCGGCCCCCTGTTGTAGACTGACTTTCTCCCGGTTAAGCAGGAATCCGCAGAAGATGATGGCCGCTGGCATCAGGGTTTGCATCAGCGCACAGTTGAGTGCGGTTGTCGTCTGGGTGGCGGTATAGAGCAAGCTGTTGAAGCTGGCGATGCCGAACAGCGCACAGAGCCAGATGACGGTCCAGTGACCTTTTAAAAGATGCCGATCGCGCTGTAACTGGCGCCAGGTGAAAGGCGCAAGAAAGAGCAGAGCGCCTGCCCAGCGCAGAAAAGACATGGACATTGGCGGAATCTGCTGGGAAAGGCCGCGTGCCAGGACCACGTTCCCGGCCCAGAATATTGGTGGCAGGATCAAGAGGAGGTAGGGGCCAAAACTCTTGGTAGTCGTTTCGTCTGTCGCGTTTGACATGTTGTTCTCGCTTAATTCCAAGCTAAATAATTGGCGTTATTCTAACAGCCATACACTGTAATTGATAAGGAATTCGGGTTGAATGATTGACAAGTAACAAACGGAGTTCTATCGTTTGGGTTAGAATAGTTTTTCCCCTCAATCCAACATTCAAAGCAAGGGAGGTTCAGCATGGGCGATAACAATCGTCGGGAGTTCCTAAAAAAGGCAACCCTGGCCACGGCTGCAGTGGCAGCCGCAGGCACCGTTGTTGCTCCGGCAGTGCAGGCTGCCGAGAAGAAGTATCAGTGGAAGATGGTCACAACCTGGCCTCCACACTTTCCGGTACTCGGTGAGGGTGCGGACAAACTGGCTGAAATGATCAATAAAATGTCAGGCGGTCGCCTGACCGTTCAGGTCTATGGTGGTGGCGAACTGGTTCCAGCTCTGCAGGCATTTGATGCTGTCAGTCAGGGGATGGTCGAAATGGGGCATGGTGCTGCTTATTACTGGGCCGGCAAAATTCCCGCAGCCCAGTTCTTCGCCGCCGTTCCATTCGGCATGAATGCCCAGGGAATGAACGCCTGGATCTATACCGGCGGCGGTCAGGAACTTTGGGATGAACTCTATGCCCCCTTTAACCTCAAACCGATGCCCGCCGGCAACACCGGTGTGCAAATGGGTGGCTGGTTCAACCGCGAAATAAAAAGTATTGCCGATTTTAAGGGTTTGAAGATGCGGATTCCTGGCCTGGGCGGGAAGGTGCTGGCCAAGGCTGGCGGCACTGCCATCCTTTCCCCTGGCGGTGAAATCTACACCAACCTTGAGCGTGGCGTTATCGATGCCACCGAATGGGTTGGCCCGTACAATGATTACAAAATGGGTTTCTATAAGGTAGCTAAGTACTACTACTATCCAGGTTGGCATGAGCCCGGCACCGTGCTGGAGACCTTTATTAACAAAAAAGCCTATGAGGCATTGCCCGTTGATTTACAGGAAATTGTCAAGCGGGCAGCAGAGGCTTCCAATCTGTGGATGTTGTGTGAATCGGAGACCAAGAACCCTCTATACCTCGACAAGTTGGTTAATGAAGAAGGTGTCAAGTTGAGAAAGTTTCCCGATGACGTCATCCACGCGCTACGTGGTTACTCAAAAGAGGTGCTTGATGAAGTTGTCGCGAAAGATCCGATGAGCAAAAAGGTTTACGCGAGTTTCAGCAAGTTCCAGAAACAGCATGATGCTTGGGGTGAGATTTCGGAAGTGGCCTTGGCTGAAATGGCCAAATAGAATTATAAGATTTTGTCAGCATCAAACAACAAAGGGTTCGCCATTATGGCGAACCCTTTGTTGTTTGATGCTGAAATTAAGACTTAGATCAGGGATGTTTTGACATGATCTTCGGCAACCAGGTGACCGTGTCGGGGAAGAAGACCACCATTGCTAGACAGACCAGCTGGATCGCGATAAACGGGATGATCCCACGGTAAATATGGGCGGTTGTGACCTCGGGGGGGGCGACGCCCTTAAGGTAGAACAGGGAAAAACCGAAGGGTGGGGTGAGAAATGAGGTCTGCAGGTTCAGCGCGATGAGGATGCCGAGCCACAGCATGTCGACTCCCATCTGGTGAAAGATCGGCGCCACTACCGGGACGATGATGAAGGTGATTTCGATGAAGTCGATGAAAAAGCCGGCGATAAAAATGACCAGCATGACAATGAGCAGAAAATGGTGGGGTTCGAGGCCGGCATCCATAATCAGTTTGGTGATATAGCGGTCGCCGCCCAGCCCGCGGAACACCAGGCCAAAGGCCGCAGCCCCGATCAGGAGGACAAAGACCATACATGTCAGGGTGGTGGTGCCACGCATTACGTCGCGCAGGGTCTGCATGTTGAGTTTCCTCTGCCAGACGGTCAGCAGGGTCGCGCCCAGCGCGCCGACGGCAGCAGCCTCGGTCGGGGAGGCGATGCCGGCGAAGATCGAGCCGAGAACTGCGAGGATCAGGAAGAACGGGAGCAGAAACGCACGGAAGATACGGCGATACATACCACTCGCGCGAAATGCAGCCAGCTCATCTGCGGGCATTGACGGCGCCGATTCGGGGCGTACAAAAGCGACGATGATGATCCAGAGGATGTAGAGCACTACCAGCAGCAGCCCGGGGATGACCGCCCCCAAGAACATGTCGCCGATGGAGATGTTCATGACACTCCCCAACAGGACCAGAACGATGGAGGGCGGGATAATCTGCCCCAGGGTGCCTGATGCACAGATGACGCCGGTCGACAGTTCCGGGGAGTAGCCACGTTTCAGCATCGTCGGTAGCGAGAGCAGCCCCATGGTCACCACCGTGGCACCGACGATCCCGGTCGAGGCTGCTAATATTGCACCGACGACGATGACTGAGATGGCCAGACCTCCGCGGAGTTTGCCGAAGAGCATGGCCATGGTCTCGAGCAGCTCTTCGGCCAGTCCTGACTTTTCCAGCATCAGCCCCATGAAGACAAAAAGAGGCACGGCGAGCAGGACGTAGTTCGTCATCGTCCCCCAGATTCGCAAGGGGAGGAGGTGGAAGAAGTTGAGGCCGAAGGTGAAGTAGCCGAAAATCAGCGACACCCCACCAAGGGTAAATGCAACCGGATAGCCAAGCATCAAGAGCGCGAAGACGACGGCAAAAAGAACCAGGGAGATGTACTCAGGCATGAATTTCTCCCACAGGTTTTGACTGATTGTCAGGATCAAGAGGTCGATTAATCAGAGTAAAAAAGGCCCGCAGGGTCATGGCAATCCCCTGTAGCAGCACCAGCACTGAGCTGGTTGGAATCATCGCCTTGAGCAAGAAGCGATAGGGGAGGCCGCCAGGGTCCGGACTGGATTCCATGACTGACCAGCTCATGCTGATAAAACTCTGACTGGACCAGATGATCAGCAGTGAAAAGGGGATCAGAAAAAGTAACCCACCAATCAGGTCTACGAAGGCTTTGCCGCGGGGGGAGAGCAGGGTATAAAAGACATCGACGCGTACATGTCCTTCGTGCTTGAGGGTATAGGCCGCGCCAATTAAAAAGATTACCGCGAAAATATGCCATTCGAGCTCCTGCGCTGCGACGCTACTGTAATTGAAAACATAGCGGGTAACGACGTCATAGCAGACGACCAGTACCAGTCCGGCGGTGAGCCAGGAAACGGCATTGCCAATGCCTTCATTAAGCAGGTCGATCCAGCGAATCAGGCATTTTAATGTGTGCATAAAATCCTCATGACATTTTAATACAAAGGTGAGAAAGATTTCACAAGGAACAAGGTTCTAAACTTAATTGACCGGTTTGGTTCTGTCAACTGGAGTGGTAGTAATACTGCATCGAAAGAGATCCTGTAAACTCTAATTCAAAGGTGCTAAAGATCTGCGGGATACTGCCGGGTCGAAGCGTCCAATATCATCTCATTCGGCTTTTGGCTATCTTTAGGGCTTGAACTGAAAGCCAGCTTGTGCTAGAAGTCCACGTTTGCCACCAAATTGGTTTGGGGGTAAATCTTTCTTCCTTGCTCCGGGCGGGACCGGGGCTGCAACCCAAGAGGAGACGCAACAATGCGTAAGTACGAAAGTTTGTACATTGTTCAACCTGACGTTGTCGGTGAAGAGCTGACCGCCATGGTAGAGAAGTTTCAGTCTGTGCTCACAGAGCAAAATGCTGAAATTCTTAAACTTGATAACTGGGGGACCCGTAAGCTGGCGTATCCGATCAAAAAGCATGTGAAGGGCTGCTATGTGCAGACCATTTTTGAAGCGAGTGCTGAAGTGATTGCTGAATACGAACGGCGTCTGCGTCTTGATGAGAAAATTCTGCGGTTTTTGACTCTGCGTTTTGACGGTGATCTGGTTGAAGCACCTGAAGAAGTCGCTCCGGTCACATCCAGTCATGTTGATGATGAAGATGAAGACGATTCGGAAGGCTCTGATTCCGTAGAATAAACCGTTATCGATTTAAAGGAGTTCCTGTTATGGCTACATCATCTGCAAGTCGTCCGTCAGCACCAGCCCCGCGTCGTCGTTTTGGCCGTCGCAAAATCTGCCGTTTTTGTGCTGAGAAAAATGTAATTATTGACTATAAAGATATTGAAAGTTTGAAGGCCTATCTTTCTGAGCGCGGCAAAATTGTTCCGCGTCGGATCTCTGGCTCTTGTGCTGCACATCAGCGTCAGTTGGCTGAGTCGATCAAGAACGCCCGTCAGGTTGCTCTGATCCCCTATACCGGCTCGCACGCGGTCCGCTAAGCTGTCAAACGCAAAAGGGGAAGCCCCAATGAAAGGGGAAGCTGTCGTTTACAGCATTGCCGGAGTTGGTGTGACCTTGCTGCTCTTGCTAAGTTCACATTGGCTCGGGCCGGTCGGCGCATTTACAAGCATATTGGCGGCATTACCCGCCTGCTATCTGACCATGAGATATGGTCTTTCTGCTGGCATCTTTGTTGTGATGCTGTCTGCTGTGGCGCTTTTACAGCTGGCAGATTTTGCCGGTATCGTCAGTTATCTTGGGATGTATGCTGTTCCGTCACTGTTGCTCCCGAGTCTGCTGAGGCGCTCATGGTCCTGGGACAGGGCGCTACTGGTGAGTGGTGCCGTAACGTTGTTGGTAGCAGGTACTTTGCTTGTCTCTTATGTCCAGTTAAATGGGCAAGAGCTTGGTCCGTTGATAGATCAATACCTGAAGGCCGAGGTAGATTTGGCCATGAAGGCGTATAAAGAAGCCGGGTTCAGTGGTTCGCAACTGACCGACCTCAAGGATGTTGCTATCCAGGTGGCTGATATTATTCGCAATACCTTCGTTGGCCTTTATGCCGCCGGGGTGCTGGTAGTTCATTTTGTGACTCTGGCACTGCTTCAGCGGTTCAGAAGAAATCGCTACCAAATTGATGGTGCCGTATTTACTCAATGGCGGCTCCCCGCACTGCTGATCTGGTTCTTGATTATTGCCGGTTTTGCTCTGCTGGTGCCTCAGGTCGCGGTGGTTGGGCGTAATTTGCTTGCCGTTTTATTGCCACTCTATTTCGTTCAGGGGTTGGCGGTTGTCTGCTGCTTTGTGCAGCGTAAGAGTTGGCCACCGGCGATAAAAGGCCTGATTTATGTGCTGGTCTTTTTGTTGAATCCGCTACCGCTGGTGGTGACCGGGGTCGGGGTTTTCGATTTATGGATCGATTTCCGGCGACCACGTATAAAAGATTTATAAACCGATTTATCATATGGAGGAATCGTCATGGAAATTATTCTGAAAGAGAATGTCGATGGTCTCGGCATCATCGGCGAGCAGTTGTCGGTTAAGCCCGGATATGCTCGTAACTTCCTGGTCCCCAAAGGCCTGGCAATTGTTGCGGATAAAGCTTCGGTCAAGGAGCTTGAGCATCAGAAACGTCAGTTGGGACGTAAATTGGAAAAGGCCACCAAGGATGCTGAGGCGATCAAGGCCCGCATTGAAAAGGTAGCTTGTGAATTTATTCAGCGCGCCGGTGAAGAGGGAAAACTCTTTGGTTCGGTGACTTCGATGGATATTGAAGCCAAATTGACCGCCGCCGGAATTGAGATTGATCGTAAAAAGATCCATTTTGACGATGCGATTA
Above is a genomic segment from Geopsychrobacter electrodiphilus DSM 16401 containing:
- the rpsR gene encoding 30S ribosomal protein S18 gives rise to the protein MATSSASRPSAPAPRRRFGRRKICRFCAEKNVIIDYKDIESLKAYLSERGKIVPRRISGSCAAHQRQLAESIKNARQVALIPYTGSHAVR
- a CDS encoding DUF2232 domain-containing protein, which translates into the protein MKGEAVVYSIAGVGVTLLLLLSSHWLGPVGAFTSILAALPACYLTMRYGLSAGIFVVMLSAVALLQLADFAGIVSYLGMYAVPSLLLPSLLRRSWSWDRALLVSGAVTLLVAGTLLVSYVQLNGQELGPLIDQYLKAEVDLAMKAYKEAGFSGSQLTDLKDVAIQVADIIRNTFVGLYAAGVLVVHFVTLALLQRFRRNRYQIDGAVFTQWRLPALLIWFLIIAGFALLVPQVAVVGRNLLAVLLPLYFVQGLAVVCCFVQRKSWPPAIKGLIYVLVFLLNPLPLVVTGVGVFDLWIDFRRPRIKDL
- the rpsF gene encoding 30S ribosomal protein S6 → MRKYESLYIVQPDVVGEELTAMVEKFQSVLTEQNAEILKLDNWGTRKLAYPIKKHVKGCYVQTIFEASAEVIAEYERRLRLDEKILRFLTLRFDGDLVEAPEEVAPVTSSHVDDEDEDDSEGSDSVE
- a CDS encoding TRAP transporter large permease, translated to MPEYISLVLFAVVFALLMLGYPVAFTLGGVSLIFGYFTFGLNFFHLLPLRIWGTMTNYVLLAVPLFVFMGLMLEKSGLAEELLETMAMLFGKLRGGLAISVIVVGAILAASTGIVGATVVTMGLLSLPTMLKRGYSPELSTGVICASGTLGQIIPPSIVLVLLGSVMNISIGDMFLGAVIPGLLLVVLYILWIIIVAFVRPESAPSMPADELAAFRASGMYRRIFRAFLLPFFLILAVLGSIFAGIASPTEAAAVGALGATLLTVWQRKLNMQTLRDVMRGTTTLTCMVFVLLIGAAAFGLVFRGLGGDRYITKLIMDAGLEPHHFLLIVMLVIFIAGFFIDFIEITFIIVPVVAPIFHQMGVDMLWLGILIALNLQTSFLTPPFGFSLFYLKGVAPPEVTTAHIYRGIIPFIAIQLVCLAMVVFFPDTVTWLPKIMSKHP
- a CDS encoding TRAP transporter small permease subunit is translated as MHTLKCLIRWIDLLNEGIGNAVSWLTAGLVLVVCYDVVTRYVFNYSSVAAQELEWHIFAVIFLIGAAYTLKHEGHVRVDVFYTLLSPRGKAFVDLIGGLLFLIPFSLLIIWSSQSFISMSWSVMESSPDPGGLPYRFLLKAMIPTSSVLVLLQGIAMTLRAFFTLINRPLDPDNQSKPVGEIHA
- a CDS encoding TRAP transporter substrate-binding protein, coding for MGDNNRREFLKKATLATAAVAAAGTVVAPAVQAAEKKYQWKMVTTWPPHFPVLGEGADKLAEMINKMSGGRLTVQVYGGGELVPALQAFDAVSQGMVEMGHGAAYYWAGKIPAAQFFAAVPFGMNAQGMNAWIYTGGGQELWDELYAPFNLKPMPAGNTGVQMGGWFNREIKSIADFKGLKMRIPGLGGKVLAKAGGTAILSPGGEIYTNLERGVIDATEWVGPYNDYKMGFYKVAKYYYYPGWHEPGTVLETFINKKAYEALPVDLQEIVKRAAEASNLWMLCESETKNPLYLDKLVNEEGVKLRKFPDDVIHALRGYSKEVLDEVVAKDPMSKKVYASFSKFQKQHDAWGEISEVALAEMAK
- the rplI gene encoding 50S ribosomal protein L9 — encoded protein: MEIILKENVDGLGIIGEQLSVKPGYARNFLVPKGLAIVADKASVKELEHQKRQLGRKLEKATKDAEAIKARIEKVACEFIQRAGEEGKLFGSVTSMDIEAKLTAAGIEIDRKKIHFDDAIKTLGEHQVSIKLDAGVVALIKVIVKPLEEQA
- a CDS encoding DMT family transporter, which encodes MSNATDETTTKSFGPYLLLILPPIFWAGNVVLARGLSQQIPPMSMSFLRWAGALLFLAPFTWRQLQRDRHLLKGHWTVIWLCALFGIASFNSLLYTATQTTTALNCALMQTLMPAAIIFCGFLLNREKVSLQQGAGVLLCSLGAVWIVLQGKLLSIGTLRLVSGDLWMLVAVFCYALYSTLLPRRPRVHPFSFLLLTIALGTLMLIPPFVLELIVKGPPAATPSVFGGLLYIALFPSIAAYICWNRGVEIIGANRAGLFINLIPVFAAGMAILFLGEEFKRFHLIGILMVLGGMVLFQLAKKTD